The DNA region GTGTCGGACGGCTCGGTGTTCGCGGTCACGCTGTTTATGGTGCTGATGCCGAATGCCTCCTCCGGCCTGTATATTGTCAGCTCGCTAGTCGGCTCCGCGATCGGGGCCGCCGTCGTATTCGGCTTGGCTTGGCTTATACCGGGCGGCATGCGTCCGGTTCAGCTTGCCATTCTCGGCACCGTCATCGGGACGTTTCTCAGCGGTACGGCGGAGGCGATCGCGGCTTATTTTCAAATCTCGCAGACGGTCAGCTTCTGGTACAATGCCCGTCTGCATGCGATGGATCCGGAGCTGATCAAGCTGAGCATCCCTTTCGCTGTGGCCGGCTTGGCGCTTGCCTTAACGCTTTCCAAATCGGTAACGCTCCTTTCGCTCGGAGACGATACGGCTAAAGGTCTCGGCGTGCGGCCATGGATCATTAAAGCCTTGGCGATGCTTGCAGTTGTCATTCTGACTGGCGTGTCGGTTGCGCTTGCGGGGAAAGTGGCTTTTGTCGGGTTGATCATCCCTCATATTGCGAGATATTTGTCAGGGTCGGATTATCGCTGGATCGTTCCCGTCTCCGGGGTGCTTGGCGGCCTGCTCCTGGCTCTGTGCGATATTCTGGCGCGCTTCGTCAATTACCCGTTCGAGACGCCGGTCGGCGTGATCACGTCCATCATCGGCGTCCCCTTCTTCCTGTACTTAATCAAAACGAGGGGAGGGGCTCAGCGTGCGTAATGCTGCCGGCCGTTTCGGCCTCGTGTTCGGCGCAGGGATTGTATTGGTGCTGGCCGCCTTTTATTTCAGCTTGACGAGCGGAACGTTTGATATGTCCGTTGCAGAAGTCGTCCGCACGCTGCTGCGCATCGATTCAAGCCACGAATTTGATCTCGTCGTCTTCGAATTCCGGCTGCCGCGAATCGTCCTTGGCGCGCTGGTCGGCTTCGCGCTCGGAACGGCAGGAGGAGTGATACAGGGCGTTACCCGCAACGGGCTTGCGGATCCGGGCATCCTCGGCATCAATGCCGGAGCAGGCATGGCGGTTGTGCTGTTCATGTTCCTTTTCCAGGGACAGCTGACGATGACAGGCTGGGCCGGCGTCATGATGATGCCGATGTTTGGCGTGGCGGGCGGTTTGGCCGCTACCGGAGCCATTTATATGTTTGCAAAGGAAGGCGGGAGGCTCGATCCGCAGCGGCTCATTCTGGTCGGGATTGCAATAGCTTCCGGTTTCGGGGCGGTGACGATGTATTTTTCACTCAAAATGAATCCCAAGGATTACGAGATGGCGGTTGCCTGGCTGGCTGGAAGCCTTCACAGCGCCAACTGGAAGTTCGTGGCGACGATAATTCCCTGGCTGCTTATTCTGCCGGTCATTATTTGGAGCCGTGCCCACGTGCTTGATCTGTTCCAGCTCAGCGAGGAGAGCGTGAAAAGCGTTGGCGTATCGGTGGAACGCGAGAAAAGGCTCCTTCTGCTGTGCAGCATCGGATTGGTTAGCGCAAGCGTCGCCGTATCGGGCAGCATCGGCTTCGTCGGCCTGATCGCTCCGCATTTGGCCAGGCAGCTTGTGGGGCTGAAGCATCTGTATATGCTTCCGGTCAGCGGCCTCGCCGGCATGGCGATCGTCATGATCGGGGATCTCATCGGACGAACGGTTTTTGCTCCCGCAGAGCTTCCCGCAGGCATCGTCGTATCGGTGATCGGCGTCCCTTACTTCGTTTATTTATTGTTTCGCATGAGAAAATCTTGATCATCCGGGGAGGACCTATGAACCGATATCAGAAGCTTTCGGCATTGGACCGGGAACTAACCTTGTATTTGCCCCCATCTTACGATGAATCGGACCGCTGTTATCCGGTGGCTTATGTTCAGGACGGCGGCGATTCCTTCATGGATTGCCTGAACTATTTAGAGCATCTGTTCAAAGACGGAAGGCTCAGAGAGCTGATCCTGGTCGGGATCGCGACGGAGAACCGGAACGATGAATATACGCCATGGCCGGCAAAGCCGCTGCTTGAAGGCCGTCCTCCCTTTGGGGGGCGGGGAAGGGAGTACGTCGACGAAGTCGCCGATCGCATCAAGCCTTATATTGACAGTTGTTACCGGACGCGGCCCGAGCCGGAACATACGGGGATCATCGGCGCCTCGTTCGGCGGGCTGATCTCCATGCTCGCAGGATATTGGCGGCCGGATACGTTCGGCCGTATCGGCATGCTTTCGGCTTCTCTATGGTATGAAGGCGTCATGGAATTCATCCGTGAGCATGGGAAGCTGCCGCCGGGCCTTCGCGTCTATATGTCGGTCGGTCAATACGAAGGGGCGTATAAGCAAGGAATCCAGAAGCACATGACGCCGAGCAATCTGGAGGCATTCCGCATTTGGTCGGGGGAAGAAGGAGCGGAATCCAGGGTTAAGCTCCACATGGATCCGGATGGAACCCATGATCCGATCTTTATGTCCAGGAGATTCCCGGATGCGGTATCGTGGCTGTTTGACGAAAATGGCAGCGGCGCTGTGAAGCCCCGAGCAGCAGCGGAGCATGATGCAAGCACAGCGGGACAAGCCGTTGCGGCGGAAGGAATACGCGGCATCCCGGAGACGGTTGGGCCCGCTTATCGCATATCAGGCACGGTTACATGGAGCATGCGGTCCGAATCGAATGGACGCGCATACCGGATTTCCGTTGCCGAGCCGATGGGACCGCCGCCTGAGGGCGGTTACCCTGTGCTGTATTCGCTTGATGCCAATGCATCTTTCGGGACGCTGGCGGAGGCTGTGAGGCTGCAATCCCGTACGCCGCGCGGCATAACGCCCTCCATCATCGTCGGGATCGGCTACGAAAGCGACAGCCCGATCGTGACGGATGAGCGGTTTTACGATTATACCGTGCCTGCGGCGGCACACGAGCTCCCCGTCCGTCCGAACGGAATGCCGTGGCCGGAAACCGGCGGCGCCGATGACTTCCTGGATTTTATCGAGCTGCAGCTGATCCCCCGCGTTGCGTCGCAATACCCGGTGAATCCCGGGAAGCAGTCGGTATTCGGCCATTCGTTGGGCGGCTTCTTCGTGCTCTATGCGCTGTTCACCAGGCCCCACGTCTTCCGGCGGTATATTGCTGCGAGCCCATCGGTCTGGTGGAAGCAGCATGTGCTGTACAAGACATGGGAGGTCACCAAACTATTTTTCCGGCCGCTGGATTTCCAGCGGAAGCTGAGCATTTTTGTCGGCACCGAAGAAAAGCCCTCCATGGTTCAAGACGCAAGGGATTTGTATGCGAAGCTGCGGGAGCATAAGGATTTGCTGCAAGCCGAGCTTCATGAAATCGAAGGGGAAGGCCATGTATCCGTGCTGCCGTCGCTGGTAAGCCCGCTTCTTCGTCTGATCAGTTCATATTAGGAAGCATTCCGGATACAACCAAACCAGATAATAACAAACAAAGCAGTATGGGACCCGATGCGGGATCCTGTACTGCTTTGTTTTATTAATGTGCTCGTATGGGAACACGCCTGCACAGGCTGGTGCCGCCAGAGGGGCGTATTCCGGGTTATGCGAATGTGCGAAGGGTGAGGCGAAGTATTCCGGGCTATGCGAATGTGCGAAAGGCGAAATGAAAGATGAACGCGAATGTTACTCAATCTCCCCGGTACGGTCATCGTCCAGAGCGGAGGAATATTTCGGATAGAGCCTGCGGATGCAGTCGGGACAAATATCGTGCGTAAATTCGATGGGAAGGCGGCTCTCAAGATAGCTTTCAACCGGTTCCCATGTCTCTTCCTGGCTGACATGCTTGCATACGGCGCAGATGGGGATGTGTTCCGGTAGGGGGAGGCTGCGGGCAAGCGTCTGCTCGAGCAGGATTTGCCGCTGTTTATATTTCGTAATGTCGGTAAAGGAGAGGACGGCGCCGTGAATGAAATTGTCGCTGCTTACGGACAGCGGCTGGACCTCGCACAGCACCCAGAATACTTTGCGGTTCCGGGAGACCGAATACTCCAGGACGCAATCCGGCTGGCTTCCTTCGAGAACGGCTCTGACCGAGGATAAATAATGTTCACCGTCCAAGCTGCCGAAATCGACCTTCCCAAAGCACCCGGGCATAATATCAAAAAATGATGCCCCCTGCCATTGAAAATCAGGCGAGACACCATATCTTACGGACATCGTCACAAGCGGGTCGTTTATCTTATCGATCATACCGTCGGGCGTGATAATCATCAGGCCCCTGTTCAAGGCATGGACGGCATAGTTCCAAGCTGTGCTCATGGTATCGTAGGGCAAAAGGGTTCGCTCCTCTTACGAAATAGACTCATGGGTAAAAGGTACAACGATCCATGGGTCCTATGGTATAATTTAGGCAACATAGATAGATTATACACGTTTTTAAGTGCTTATGCAAGAAGAAAATACGTATTTAAGATATTTTCTTTGGAAAGAGAATCAGGAAGGCGGTTGTTTGATGCAGTCTATTTACCAACGAATCGAACATCTGATAGAAAGCCGGGGTATGACGAAGAAGGCGTTCTGTGAAACCCTCGGGATCAGCACAGGGAATTTTGGTGACTGGAAGCGAGGGAAAACAACGCCGAGTACGAATAAATTAATTGAAATTGCCGCATTTTTCTCCGTTAGCCTGGACTGGTTGATTATCGGGAAGGGCAAGCCCACCACCCGAGTGAACGAAACGCGAGAGGAATATGAGGCAGAAACGGCGCTGTCCGCGCTGTCGGGTCTCGAAGAAAGCGAGAAGGAGTTCATACGGGAGTACCTTGAGTTTTCGGCTTACCGAAGGGATAAGCGAAACGAGAAGACCTAGCCTTGCCAAGGCATGGATTGCAGGTAATAAGCAGGTAATAATTGGAGCTTTACAATTGGCGTTCATGGCTATATAATAGGGAATGTTCTGCTAAAGAACTTCTTTATTATATGCGGTAGTGGTGGAATGGCAGACACGCTATCTTGAGGGGGTAGTGGGTGTATACCCGTGGAGGTTCGAGTCCTCTCTACCGCATTATGAAGAATCAGCATAAGAAGCTGTTGTTCAAGCGTAAGCTTGAGCATCAGCTTTTTTTGTTGTCTCGGAAACCCCGGGTTAATTCGATGCTGAGCTCACAATGCCTGTTCATACCGTTTCAATTTATGCCACAAGTTTAAAGACTTAATATAGCGTTCATACTAGGGCATGAAGGAGTGAGGCAATTTATGAAACCACTGTACACGGCAGATGTGAAGGTTGTTGGTGGACGCGAGGGCTCGATCCGGTCGTCCGACGGGGCTCTTGATCATAAGCTTAGCATGCCGAAGGAGCTTGGCGGACCCGGAGGAGAAGGAACCAATCCGGAGCAATTGTTCGCGGCGGGATACGGGGCTTGCTACGAAAGCGCGCTGGCGAATATCGCCCGCAAGGAAGGGGTAACGCTGAAGGACGTGACGATCCATTCCCAGGTCATGATCGGCAAGGATGAAACGGACGACGGCTTTAAGCTGGCCGTGAAGCTGAGGATTGAGATGCCGGGGATCGAACGGAGCCAGGCCGAGGAGCTTGCGAAAAAGGCGCATGACTTCTGTCCGTATTCCAAAGCGACGCGAGGCAACATCGATGTGGAGCTCAACGTAATCTGACGATTGTTATAGAAGGGGATTGTCCTCCATGCGGGATAATCCCCTTTTTATTGCATAACAATATGGAACTTTTTCCATACTTCGCCGTATTCCGTTATTAAAAGGCAGCTTGAAAGGAGCGCATACTATGCGTATTGAAGAGATGATCGCTGAACGGTTCGTCTGCAGCAAATGCCGCGGAACTCAGTGTGAGACGAAGGAAGTATCCATGTCGGGAGCGGGGCTCAGCAAGCTGTTCGATATTCAGCACAATCATTTCCTATTTGTATCCTGCACCCACTGCGGGTATGTGGAAGTGTTTAATCCGGATATTTTGGAGGGGAAAAAGCGCGGCCAAATCGGCTCGATCCTCGATGTGTTCTTCGGTTGACATCGCCTTTAAAATTCTTTAATATGACTAAGTACCAGAAAGTACAACCAGTCATAAGCAATTACAAATCAATATAAACGGGTGATGACATGCCATACAAACCGCAGATTACAGATGTAACCAAAGCTGGGAGCAATGAGAAGGAAGGGTTGTACGAATTCATTATCCATTTGGCTGACGGAACGGATTGCCGCGTGTTCTACAACCGGTTTCCTGAATGGAAGATGACGGCCCTGAGCCGGCTTGGTAAAGTGCCATGCCCGGTATGCCGCAAGGATTTCATTTGTAAATGCATGGATAGATTTTCGGATGATTTCGATCAGCAGATGAGAGACGGCGAGTGGCTGAACAAAGCGGTCGAATCTGAATAAGGCGACTTATGATGAAGCGCGGGAGAATTCCTGCGTTTTTTCTTATTGGGCGAGTTTCGCGTGTCGCATTTGCCGAAGGGGGGCAGATTGAATATGAAGAAGACGGGCAAGGATAACGAAGAATACGCCATCGTGCTGATCGACGGGGTGTGTCACTTATGCCAGGGCTTGACCCGATTCATAATCCAGCGGGATCCAGCCTGCCATTTCCGGTTCGCGTCGCTCCAATCGGAGCTCGGGCAGTCACTGCTGGAGCAGGGAGGACTGACCCCGGACGGCGGGGATACGATGGTTCTGATCGAAAAAGGGAGATATTATACCCGGTCGCAGGGGGCGCTGCGCATTGCCCGGCGGCTCCGCTTCCCGTGGCCTCTCGCCTATGCGATGATCATCGTGCCTCGTCCGATCCGGGACCGTGCGTACCGCATCGTGGCCAAGAACCGTTACCGCTGGTTCGGCCGCTCCGAAGCATGCATGATACCGACGCCGGATATCCGGCGCCGGTTCCTTTCATAACCAGGAGTTCCCTATGGTCCCTATGAGCGTGGGGCCCTGAACCCGGCCGCGACGGCCTCCTCCTCGGTGCAGAACCACTGCTCCTCCTTCGTCCGCTCATAGTAAGGGGATTCGGGTGTGTGATAGATCTTCTCGCCTTTCGAGTTGATGTTCCCTTTGATGCTGCAGCCGGTCTTGGGGCTGCCCGCCGCAGCGCCTGAATCTGCCGTTTTCTTGGATTCCCCGGATGCGGCGGCGGAGCTGGATTGCGTATCCCCGTCCTGCTCTTCAGGGTGGAAACCGTCCTCCTGCGCGTAATTCTCCACGCTCCAAATGCCGAGCGCCTTCTCCCTGCTGATGCGCTGCAGATCATTGAATTTATCGACATAACGGACGTTCGGTGGATAAATATAGGCTACGCGCGCCAGGCCCTGCTCGAGCAGTGCTTCCTGGACCATTTTTCCGTCGGCATACACGTACGCAAGCAGCCGGTTGTATTTATCCCGGTTCGGACCGATA from Paenibacillus ihbetae includes:
- a CDS encoding FecCD family ABC transporter permease translates to MRNAAGRFGLVFGAGIVLVLAAFYFSLTSGTFDMSVAEVVRTLLRIDSSHEFDLVVFEFRLPRIVLGALVGFALGTAGGVIQGVTRNGLADPGILGINAGAGMAVVLFMFLFQGQLTMTGWAGVMMMPMFGVAGGLAATGAIYMFAKEGGRLDPQRLILVGIAIASGFGAVTMYFSLKMNPKDYEMAVAWLAGSLHSANWKFVATIIPWLLILPVIIWSRAHVLDLFQLSEESVKSVGVSVEREKRLLLLCSIGLVSASVAVSGSIGFVGLIAPHLARQLVGLKHLYMLPVSGLAGMAIVMIGDLIGRTVFAPAELPAGIVVSVIGVPYFVYLLFRMRKS
- a CDS encoding thermonuclease family protein codes for the protein MKKRILTALLTGLLLLSGCSQPLAPPASNEKTAAAPQTEQTTSTKAAQSQSPNGKQASYPTDDLNLPRVPVELVKAVDGDTISVMFEGKKESVRMLLVDTPETSHPKLGVQPFGPEAKAFTKDLVEQAGKLELEFDIGPNRDKYNRLLAYVYADGKMVQEALLEQGLARVAYIYPPNVRYVDKFNDLQRISREKALGIWSVENYAQEDGFHPEEQDGDTQSSSAAASGESKKTADSGAAAGSPKTGCSIKGNINSKGEKIYHTPESPYYERTKEEQWFCTEEEAVAAGFRAPRS
- a CDS encoding thiol-disulfide oxidoreductase DCC family protein: MKKTGKDNEEYAIVLIDGVCHLCQGLTRFIIQRDPACHFRFASLQSELGQSLLEQGGLTPDGGDTMVLIEKGRYYTRSQGALRIARRLRFPWPLAYAMIIVPRPIRDRAYRIVAKNRYRWFGRSEACMIPTPDIRRRFLS
- a CDS encoding PAS domain-containing protein, which codes for MPYDTMSTAWNYAVHALNRGLMIITPDGMIDKINDPLVTMSVRYGVSPDFQWQGASFFDIMPGCFGKVDFGSLDGEHYLSSVRAVLEGSQPDCVLEYSVSRNRKVFWVLCEVQPLSVSSDNFIHGAVLSFTDITKYKQRQILLEQTLARSLPLPEHIPICAVCKHVSQEETWEPVESYLESRLPIEFTHDICPDCIRRLYPKYSSALDDDRTGEIE
- a CDS encoding alpha/beta hydrolase; the encoded protein is MNRYQKLSALDRELTLYLPPSYDESDRCYPVAYVQDGGDSFMDCLNYLEHLFKDGRLRELILVGIATENRNDEYTPWPAKPLLEGRPPFGGRGREYVDEVADRIKPYIDSCYRTRPEPEHTGIIGASFGGLISMLAGYWRPDTFGRIGMLSASLWYEGVMEFIREHGKLPPGLRVYMSVGQYEGAYKQGIQKHMTPSNLEAFRIWSGEEGAESRVKLHMDPDGTHDPIFMSRRFPDAVSWLFDENGSGAVKPRAAAEHDASTAGQAVAAEGIRGIPETVGPAYRISGTVTWSMRSESNGRAYRISVAEPMGPPPEGGYPVLYSLDANASFGTLAEAVRLQSRTPRGITPSIIVGIGYESDSPIVTDERFYDYTVPAAAHELPVRPNGMPWPETGGADDFLDFIELQLIPRVASQYPVNPGKQSVFGHSLGGFFVLYALFTRPHVFRRYIAASPSVWWKQHVLYKTWEVTKLFFRPLDFQRKLSIFVGTEEKPSMVQDARDLYAKLREHKDLLQAELHEIEGEGHVSVLPSLVSPLLRLISSY
- a CDS encoding helix-turn-helix domain-containing protein, encoding MQSIYQRIEHLIESRGMTKKAFCETLGISTGNFGDWKRGKTTPSTNKLIEIAAFFSVSLDWLIIGKGKPTTRVNETREEYEAETALSALSGLEESEKEFIREYLEFSAYRRDKRNEKT
- a CDS encoding organic hydroperoxide resistance protein; protein product: MKPLYTADVKVVGGREGSIRSSDGALDHKLSMPKELGGPGGEGTNPEQLFAAGYGACYESALANIARKEGVTLKDVTIHSQVMIGKDETDDGFKLAVKLRIEMPGIERSQAEELAKKAHDFCPYSKATRGNIDVELNVI
- a CDS encoding FecCD family ABC transporter permease; the protein is MGFKKSLPAVILVMAPAVCLLLMGASILYGAKNITMNTVWDAIVAFDPNSVDHQIIRSSRLPRVIGAMLIGAFLAVSGALMQGMTRNYLASPSIMGVSDGSVFAVTLFMVLMPNASSGLYIVSSLVGSAIGAAVVFGLAWLIPGGMRPVQLAILGTVIGTFLSGTAEAIAAYFQISQTVSFWYNARLHAMDPELIKLSIPFAVAGLALALTLSKSVTLLSLGDDTAKGLGVRPWIIKALAMLAVVILTGVSVALAGKVAFVGLIIPHIARYLSGSDYRWIVPVSGVLGGLLLALCDILARFVNYPFETPVGVITSIIGVPFFLYLIKTRGGAQRA
- a CDS encoding zinc ribbon domain-containing protein — translated: MRIEEMIAERFVCSKCRGTQCETKEVSMSGAGLSKLFDIQHNHFLFVSCTHCGYVEVFNPDILEGKKRGQIGSILDVFFG